In one window of Arachis ipaensis cultivar K30076 chromosome B06, Araip1.1, whole genome shotgun sequence DNA:
- the LOC107648070 gene encoding metal tolerance protein 1 produces MEAQSPRHSQVIEISGDLPDLGRRNGGVSRKICGEAACGFSKDSEERSASMRKLLIAVVLCVIFMSVEVVGGIKANSLAILTDAAHLLSDVAAFAISLFSLWAAGWESNPRQSYGFFRIEILGALLSIQLIWLLAGILVYEAIQRIISGTREVNGFLMFLVAAFGLVVNIIMAFLLGHDHGHSHNHAHGSDHDHHGTKHTKKDSTPLLGESKNVNVQGAYLHVLGDSIQSVGVMIGGAIIWWKPEWQIVDLICTLVFSVIVLGTTINMLRNILEVLMESTPREIDAAEVQRGLLEMEEVLAVHELHIWAITVGKVLLACHVIVRPEVNADIVLDKVIDYITRVYNISHVTIQIER; encoded by the coding sequence ATGGAAGCACAAAGCCCTCGCCATTCACAAGTCATTGAAATCAGTGGAGATCTTCCTGACTTAGGAAGGAGGAACGGAGGAGTAAGTAGAAAAATTTGTGGGGAAGCAGCATGTGGGTTCTCTAAGGATTCCGAAGAGAGATCAGCTTCGATGCGAAAGCTTTTAATAGCAGTGGTGCTTTGTGTTATTTTCATGAGCGTTGAAGTAGTTGGAGGGATCAAAGCAAATAGTCTGGCAATATTAACTGATGCAGCACATTTGCTTTCAGATGTTGCAGCATTCGCAAtctctttgttttctttatgGGCTGCTGGATGGGAATCCAATCCTCGCCAATCATACGGGTTTTTCAGGATAGAGATTCTCGGTGCTCTGCTTTCTATCCAGTTGATATGGTTGCTTGCTGGGATTCTAGTGTATGAAGCCATTCAGAGAATTATTTCAGGGACTCGTGAGGTCAATGGCTTCTTAATGTTCCTTGTTGCTGCATTTGGTTTAGTTGTTAACATCATTATGGCTTTCTTATTGGGTCATGATCACGGCCATAGCCACAACCATGCACATGGTAGTGATCATGATCATCATGgcacaaaacacacaaaaaaggATTCTACACCGCTTCTTggggaatccaaaaatgtgaatgtGCAGGGGGCTTATCTGCATGTACTTGGAGATTCTATCCAGAGTGTGGGGGTAATGATTGGTGGAGCAATCATATGGTGGAAGCCGGAGTGGCAAATAGTTGACTTAATTTGCACTCTAGTATTTTCGGTAATTGTTTTGGGGACAACTATAAACATGCTGAGGAACATTCTGGAAGTTCTGATGGAGAGCACGCCGCGTGAAATAGACGCGGCGGAGGTCCAAAGGGGGCTGCTGGAGATGGAAGAAGTGTTGGCTGTTCATGAGTTGCATATTTGGGCCATCACTGTTGGGAAGGTTTTGCTGGCTTGCCATGTTATAGTTAGGCCAGAAGTGAATGCAGACATAGTGCTGGACAAGGTTATTGACTATATCACAAGAGTTTATAATATTAGTCATGTCACTATACAGATAGAGCGCTAG